In the genome of Triplophysa dalaica isolate WHDGS20190420 chromosome 17, ASM1584641v1, whole genome shotgun sequence, the window ACCTCAAGTGCGCGATCTAGTGGTCATAGGTTTCAAACCAAAAATCAATTCTcctttaaatggacatatttgGGACATACCTGAAAGAGAAAACCCCAACAAACACGAAAGTTTATCTGAGCATGCACAAGGGCTTCAAAACAGACATTGACACAgcgtttttttttgttgcaaaagTTGTTGTATTATTGGATTTATGGGTAATTGTTCAATaaaggagatggtggtctagtgggttaaaccactgaactggtaatcaaaaggttgctggttcgatcccagcagccaccaccagtgtgtccttgagcaagacactttactccatgttgctccagggggattgtccctgtaataagtgcactgtaagtcgctttggcgTTCTGGTTTCTTATGAGAAGCAATCCCAAAATGTAGATGACGCAACAGATTATGGCAGCAATGATGACAACAATCCATGTTTGGACAGGAGTTTCCTTTGTAGGATCATCCTTTGGTCCACCTGTTAACAGATTTAATTaacaaactaaaatgaaatattaaagggaCATGATTTGCCATTACTGACAGCAGGACTCAGGCTGACATGATTCAGTGATCTGTAAGTATTGAATGAGTTAATACCTGTGTCATCAACAGATTCTGTAAACAGataacaaaatgtgttaatagATTTGAAAACTTCATTAAAAACTGTGTTAGAAACATTGAAACCGTACCCGTTATGTTCACAGTGAATCCTGCTGTTTTGTTCCCACATCTGGTGTGTAAAATGAACTTGAATGTTGATGTCATGACTTCATTGGCAATGTAAGGACACGGCAAGCTGGTAAACTGTAGACATGGATCATTTCCAAAATCCTTTCTAAAGTCCTCTTTACAGATCGTTGTGTCTGGTGTGTTTATAATCTTGAACATCATCATGCAGCATGTTTTGTTGAGATAAGAGACGTCACAGTTAAGAGTCGACTCTTTTCCCACACGTCCGGTCACATTTCTGCAGGTTATATTGAAGCCATCTGCCAAAAGAACAGATTAGATTTAATGTTCGTTATAGCAACTAAACAATTGTAATCTTTATAAATGAGATTTATCTTATAATTGACAAATGCACTGAAATGAGGACGTCAATCAGGTGACATATCAACATCAACATCCAGCATCACTGTCatctaatgtcattttaataaaagtttttctttctttgaagtctttctttctttatgatCCATAACTGCATCATGTTAACTAAATTTCACACCGAATCACATTTAACGTGTTCGGACGAATCATTACTCACGTCTGAGTCTGTACAAACTCTTGAGAGTCTACAAGAAGCCAAGGGATTTTccacttattatttatttactttatgaaTGAAGCGTTTCACACACGACCAGcaaaatgacagttttcatACACTTTATCTGTTAAGTATGAATTTAACGGCAGGGTTTCCATGAATACATAAACATCATTATATTACCATCAGCTCCACAGGCAGATGTGAAGGTCCAAACCAGCAGAACCAGAAGCACAACACAGCCAGCACACATGATCCTGATCCTGTGGTGAAACATCATTCTTACTGCAGTTGGAATCAATTCATATGAAATGTTAACTACACAGATACAGGGTTATACTgaacatatatactgtatccATTATGACTTACATCCTATGAAACtgatacaaaatatattcaagaactttgagaaacaaaataaaactactAGTCATTCATTCAGAAGATTTCATGTTagtaaaagtaaattaaatgattGTTCTGTAGTTTGGTTAAAGTATAGAGCAGTAAACACTTACTGTCTTCAGTCTGTTGAGATTCAAGATCACACTGAACTCTTTACAGGACACACGAGTATTTAACACAATGACTCATGTAGTTTTGGCTCTGATTCCAAACGTAGTACGTCAACACAGAGGGACCTTCCCGAAAAATCAAAATAGCCACTTCAGATATCACTTTCGTTAAACTTATCTTATCTGTACGCAAATCGGTTTGCTCAAGCATGAACACAAGCTGAGTTTTTCCAAAAGAACAGTGGATCGTGAATCCAATTAATTTCAAATTATATTCAGTCAATGTCCTGTATCAGCAGTTCTGCTGGGCTTAAACACTTTATGGTAACATTCATGaagttcattttgataaaaagCAAGTGCCATGTGATATCCAGTGTTTTGAAGCAGGACCAGCAGAGAACCGCTGACCACTTTAAACAATTGCGACCCTGGACTTTAAATCGCACGGGTATTGAAccaatagccaacaatacattgtatgggggAAAATATGCGTTTTAATACCAAACATCatcaggatattaagtaaagatcacgttacatgaagatatttaataaGTTTCCTACCAGTAATATATCAAAACGTAATGTTTGTCAGTGGATGCAGCTAACTTTGTATATCGAACAAATATTGTCATAtcctaaaaaaatctaaaactttTTCGTTCAGATGATTtataaatctcaataaaaaaGACACTTATGGCTGTCTTTGTGGTCCAGGCAGGTGCGGGTGGCACTGGGGAGTCAGGACAGGGTGAGACATGACCCCCTATAGATTCTGATCCATCCTCCTCACTCTCCCGTTGAAAGGCGACAAACATCAGTAAATATGAGGATTCATTCAGGTTTCCTCTGTGTAGGTTCAGTGGCAGACAGGTCTGTAACGGACCTCACAATAAAGAGGAAAAACGTTTTTAAGACAATACCtataatttaaacattatataaGTTTTATGCATCGAGTTCAATCACCCACGGTTCTGGTATGACTTCACCAGGGCCAATGACAAATGCAGATCACAACACTACCCTATAGTGGTCACTCAGAGCACAGCatcccccccccccacacactcCCCATAGGAGTTAAACACACAATATTCACTTCACTCAGCGAGTTCAATTGCCTTGTACGCTTAGTACAGGACCATTGTAACCGTTGCATATAAactctaaaaacaaacaatcattcacacacatcatacaaataatgtttaaaatacgGCACTTCCCCGATCTCCTCCAACGAACGAGACCCTATCCTGGATTCTGGGAGGATGTACATCCCGGTTGTCCTTTCACTAAATAGCTATATTCGTTGCCGGACAGACCCTATTGGCCTCGAGCAACACACAGCCGGTCTTTTTCCATCTTTTCTCTCACATCAGGTCTCTTAAATGTCCTCACCCCCAGGTGAAATTAATCACCCTCACTAGATTCTCAAGAGCTGGTGGACCAAGCCAACCACCACCACCCCTAGTACACCCAGGACCCCAAGCTCATACACTGCTTCAGAATCGGGTCTGGGCTGACGCACATTATCTCCCGGTCGCCATGACTTTGTACCCACGTTCTCATTCACGTTATTCTGTTGATGAAAACTAAATGAGTGAGATAAAAACAGCTTGGTCCCCCTAGTTAAAAAATCACATCTGCGCCCCTGGGTACAGGCTCataattttaaacattacagtaaaaatTACACATGTTTGTACAGATGTTGAAAACTTGAAGACCTTCATGAGAAACAGTAAGGTTTTATAAACTAACGATGTATTATACAATAGACTTTTTGATCGGTATACAAATCTCTATTCATTATATAAGATGAAATTCCTATCAATTAATATACTGTTACCAACAATGCCATGTACCGTATATGTTATCAAATAAATTCAAGACCCAGTTTGATGggaaacacacattcacaaacatgaaATGTAGAGAAAGAAATATCTTATAAATGTTGCTTCAGTTTCCTCGTCTGTGCGTCTTAACATCATGTCTATACAGGACAAAAACTGAAGTTAAAAACTTCTATTACTGTTCCAGGAGAACTAAAAGCAaaattttatgtatatataaatatactgtatgtgcaatgatcaatattaaagtaaatatacaATGACGATAACattcacagaaatgcaatgGATATTTTAGAGGTTTTAAGGACTCATGATCCAACATGAGCATCATATGAAATGCATGAATCCACTTCTCTCTTGTTGCGTTACACAGTTTGTGTATTTGAACATTCAGTCATGTTGTTGTCACTCAAACCCTTATTAAAATCTCTCTGAAATCCACAAGTGTTGAAAGTGAAGTTATACTTCTTGAGAATGATTCCTATTACGATCAAGCAGACTATGACAGGAACGATGAATGTTGCTGAAAAACATGTGAcatgtttgtgatatttatgATGCTGTTTATTATG includes:
- the LOC130438813 gene encoding uncharacterized protein LOC130438813, producing the protein MCAGCVVLLVLLVWTFTSACGADDGFNITCRNVTGRVGKESTLNCDVSYLNKTCCMMMFKIINTPDTTICKEDFRKDFGNDPCLQFTSLPCPYIANEVMTSTFKFILHTRCGNKTAGFTVNITESVDDTGGPKDDPTKETPVQTWIVVIIAAIICCVIYILGLLLIRNQNAKATYSALITGTIPLEQHGVKCLAQGHTGGGCWDRTSNLLITSSVV